Within Hypomesus transpacificus isolate Combined female chromosome 10, fHypTra1, whole genome shotgun sequence, the genomic segment AACAACGGATACACTTTGCAAGGTTTACTGGAGCTTTTTAAATAGTTGATGATAAATATAAGAACCAGCACCAACCTTGATAGTCTCATATGTGTCTTGGATGAGTGCGATGAACAGACTAAGCACCATGTAGATGAATAGGGAGACAAAAGTGTAGATGTAGAGCCTGCTGAACAGCCACACCATACTGCTCTTTGCCCTCATCATCTCAAAGGTGGAGTATATGCCATCCCCATTCATAAGAGAAAACAGGCATTCGATCACCTTGTCAAAGGTCCGGAACTAGggttacatttgtcattgcaaacgagagagaaggggagagatggTTGTCAAAAATCCACTGGATGGATTGTAAAATGTCATGAACTCAAATATCGAACACAGGAAGTTGATCTACCCCTCACTTTCTCATGGTAAGGTCCCAACACAATCCAGCCACAGAAGCAGTAGCCCAGGTAGATAATGGCAGCACAGCATGAGAAGCGGATCACATTTGGGAAAGCTGCCCTCAGGGTCAGGATCAAGATCTGGAGAGGAACAAGGAACTATCCAtcaatgtttttgtctttttacGCTGTGTATTATTCCATTCTATACcaggtgtgtgttgtcttgCTATTACTGATTATCCATGTATACAAAAGTAGGATTAAAATCTGATGCACAGATCAACAACACACTAAAATTGTGTATTTGCCATCAGATGTGAATTCACAAAAGGTACATATAAATCCGAACATTGTATTTCTTGTAGAAACCCAGGTAGCGAATTACTCCAATCCAGGTAAGCATTGTGGCTATTCCCAGAACAATACTGCAGACATCATAGATGATTAAATCctgaaaataaaaatgaataaaattaCTTTGTTATTGAGATAAGTGATGTACCATACACTGAAAGGATGACTCAGAATTTTGAGTTTAACCTTGGTCTGTATTGCTATCTTGAGGGCAGAGCCAATGATGGTTAGTGTATCACTGATGATGATCATTAAATACCAGCCATTCACAAACTGCATTCGATCTGACCAAGACACGGTTTTCCTGTAGAATGTTTGGAAAAAGTGTGTGTACtcctgaaaataaaaaaatgcaaAAGATGCAAATAGTTACAAATGTAATCAGTAAAACTTGATAGTTGCCATAAATACAATGCTGTTTGAGCAGTGCATGTATTTACCGTCTCTGTGCAGTGAACGTACTGTATAAAATGGATAACACTGTCTTCCTAACTTACAAACTGGAGTTGAATTCCATTGATCACTGAGCGTGTACACAAGAGCAGAGAGATGAGGCAGGACAGAATAACGAGGGTATCCAAAAGCAGGACATGGTGATGGTCCTTCCCAGCTGCACAAATCAAACAGCAAAAGACATATCATCAAATTTTCCATATAAGCAGTTTGATTGAAAAAGAAGAACTGTGAACAATCATTATGGATTTCCACTTATAACTGTGGTCAGAAGTGACTGGATGTGTGCCCCCTTCTGGCATTGAGGAGTATATCAAGGACACATTGATGTAGAAAGCGGAGGGTGAATACATCTTCAAATACCACAGGACTAGTATAATTTAGGCATAATTTAGGACTAATTTAATTTTGACAAAGCAACGTTTACAAGACAAAAAGCATTGTTAAGATAGAAGGCTACTTACAAGTGCCGGCAACTGTCCAGTTCTTACATGCATTGATTTCAACATTATTTTCAAAGAGGATCTTTATTTTTCCACTATGTGCGCTGTTGTCAAACATTATcttcagaaaaaaaacagagaCCCATTACATTGTCAGAACAAATTAATTTAACACTCTGGTATACTGCCTTGCTAGATTTTGACATATCAACCATGTGGAGAAGTGACTTTTGCTTTTGTTGAATAGCAGGGAGGGTGTTTTTGCATCCTGCCACCCACCATCATTCTGAAGTTGTAACAGTCTGGAAGCTCATGGTGACTCACTGTCTGTAGGTTGATGGCTTTTAGAGTGAGGTAGACTTTTATGGAGACCAACCTGGGACAGAGACAACATTCACTTTCTACAAGGCAATGAATGACTTGAGAGCCGAGGAAGTAATGCATCTACAAATCACCTTTGAAAATCCAGAGAAAAGTTCATGTCATTCCGAAACGTCCACATAGGGTAAATGGTAATACATTCTgtggagataaaaaaaaaaaagaaatcgtTCCGAAAGTGAAACATCCATAGGTTTCTGTAGTTGTGGCTGGTTGGTCTACTGGGTTTGGATAAAAACAGATACCAATGCCTCCCAGACTTCCTGTTTTACTGTCGGAGTGAACCACCAATGTGATTATTTTCCATGAGCAGAATGAAACAAATTCCCCAGGAATACCACTCATGCTCCAACGCAACATTAAACAGTCTAGAGACTGCCAGTTGTGTGGGTGCTCAGCAGTATATCTGTGTATTTAGGATAAACATTTGGCTGAAGTTTCTCGGGTGACTAAGACATCTAGAATGGATTACACTATGCAAATAAGCTATTTGTCACACCAAGACAATTGACATTGTGTTGCAATGCAGTGACCCTAATTACCTGTCTCAATACGTGGATCAAGGTTGAATGTTTCTTTGGATGGGGAGATGCTTCCATTCTTGTAGAAGTcttgacagagggacagaggggtgtTCACCCCATCATTCTTCTCATACGCTTGGCTTCCAGGTATCAGGTTTTGCAGATGTGTGTACTATAGATGACAAGGTGACAGGAAGTATAAATTCCATGAAATACAAATCCAATCTCTATAAAAATACGgcatttaataataataagaaacatCAGGGTATTGAACAATCAACAAAAATAATTACTATAGAAACAGAGTTACGGTGAATCTTTTGAACACTGTTCACTTGTCCATTAATGGTAGGATACttaatttctctctctgcacTCATTTACAGACACTTAGTTTATTCAAGATAACCATGTTTATCACTAAAACACATAATTTCAAGTGATTTTCAAGACATACTATACCCTATCAATGATGTGATATATGTGGTCATAGACGTCTGCTTTTGTGTAAACTGAATATTTGTCTAATCGTTGGTCCTTGTAGCCTTTCAGGAACAAATGTTTGAATGCCTTCAGGTTTTCCTCCTTGAAGGTAACCATCATTTCATTGCTCAGTCCAAAAGAGACTAACTGTAGAACAAAAGTTTACATGTGTCAGTTTGAATGAAGCTTGACTTGACATTAATCATTTGCAGTTTACAGTATCAAATCAATTCACATTTCATTAGGATAGCCCTTTTTCCATGGAATGTCATAACAgacttcacatacgcccatagaactgcacctcaaccaacctaaaccctcaaggatagATGTAAAGTTATATTTGAATCACAGCAGACTAATACCAAGGATTCAAACCATTTACAGTATATCCTACCTGTGCTGTGATGATTGCAATTTTTAGAATCTGTAACGTCAGTTTCCATGGTTTCCGCCCCCTGGCTCTGTATTTCTCACAAGGGTTCATAAAGAAGTACTTTAGCCTCCTCCTGAAATCCTCCACTACCTGGGAGTCAGGACTCTGCTTAGCAGTGTTCCATTCAGTGTGGCCCTCTGGGCACTGTATCTCTGGCCCTGCAGCCACCAGCGGTTCCACTTCCTCCATCTGTACTTGTGAATCCTTCAAAAGAAGAGGAGCATTTCTGAGAATAGGTCACCACAAAaaaaggaggaaagagaagggaagGTATAATGGAGTGGTTTATTAGCCTGCTCCCTTGTCAGTCCCATAATGAAAAATTCACCATGTTCAAAGATTTCCATGATGACCAGAAAACAGGAGATGGATGAGTCAGTTACATTGTTTTATCATACACTCAACAAGGATAAAGACAGTGTGATGTCCAGATTTGAGCAGTGATGGTGTGGTGTTCAGCAGCGTTATACAGTATTGTATAAAATGAGCAAGTTGGAAGAATTATTCTCTCATTGCTGCATTCTAGACACGGTCGATTATTGTGAAAACTTGTTCCATGTGTGCTATGAGTAGAATACATCTAACCATGCAATGCATTCTGATCTTTATCAAACAGGTTAAACCGCATGTATCGACTAACACTTTACAAGATGCTACAGATCTACAAAAAATACTATAGACTACATTCATGTAAATTAACATAAACCCACTTAGAAAACTCTGGATTACAATGCTGCTTCTGTTCAGATACCTGTTTTTGTACCGCCTTCCACTCATTTAGAAATTATAATGAaactttattttaaataaataattaatataCCAATTGTAGCTCAACATATGAAACATCATATACTCTGCCTCCGTCATGCTGCCAGTCAGTTCTTCTAATTTCTTGTAAATTATCAAGCGTCACTAACATTACCATCAAATGGTGCTCGTAAACCTACCTTCACGACGGCCTCACGCAGCAGCTTGTGTAATGGTCGTTGACTTTCACTGTTGTCTGTTATCAGGCAGAGCAGTCACAGAAGTGTCAGGCCGCTCTTTAGTCACTGTGACAGTCATTCTTGTACTTCCAGTTTTTCCTTAACAAAAATTCCAAAGTAGTACCAACGTTTCTTGTTTGAGTGATTTGTTTTAAATACTGGTATAATTTTTCACCTCATGAAATCACCAAACTATTGGATTCTGATATTATTTTAATCTGAATAAAATGTACCATAATTTCGAAGTGAAAATTACAACAGTTACAAAGATACAATGGATAATGAAAGACAGACACTGTACCACGTTATATTCATGAACTATTCACATTTCTAAGATCTTATTGACAACTATTCCCACAACCAATAGTAAGAAAACAAAGCTGTAAACACTAGGTGGTTCAGATATCCACCATTTAAGGATTGTTACTGTAGTTTTACATATATATGCACACATATCTCTCTGCACCATTGTCTATACCGTACAGTAGCTGCCATGATGTTGCATGTTGAATGCTAGTAAACCAGTCACACATTCTTCTTTTTAAAAACAGTGGAGCAACAACTAAGAATGAGTGCGACGATCAGTCTTTCTGTTCAGTAATGTATACAAATCTGACTTTTAATGAGTAGGTGTGTGGTACATACATAAAACTATGCTGTGTAATGACCCATTGTATCCCCCACGCATATTGTAGGCAAACAAACtgtcacacgtgtgtgtgtgtgtgtgtgtgtgtgtgtgtgtgtgtgtgtgtgtgtgtgtgtgtgtgtgtgtgtgtgtgtgtgtgaaagagtgagaTCGAGGGAAATTGTGGAGCCTCACTGCGAATGATATGATTGGCATGGAGATATGTCCCTGTGTGGAGTGAGGGAGCGTGAGCGCAAGGGCTGGAAGTTGGCATCTCCTGCACTGCTTGTGCTCTGTGCCCCAGCATCCATGCTGGCAGAGGACTCAGCCAACAGCTCCTCTGGCAGGGGGGGAGCCCCTGGGTCTCCAGGCCTGGGTAGGCTGGACGAGGCCGTAGATAAGGACACTGTCACGCTGCCCCCTCCCATCGATGGTGCGTCCGCTCGGCTTGATGCAGAGGGCAGCTTGAGGGATCCGGTAGCATCTGATGTGGAGGCGCACCCTTCACTTTCGGGGTGGAATAGCATAGTCGATGGCAGGTTTGATTCATATGACAATGTCCTGGAGAGGTCATTGGATGCCCCTTTCATTGGAAGGTAACCAGATGAGGAACTGGAGGCAGAGGCTGAAAGACAGGATTTGGAAATGATCATTACGTTTATAGTCAGGGTTTCATCCGATATTTCGCAAGTCATGAAAAAGTTTCCATGCCAAACAAATAGTACCTCTCAGAGCTTCTAGCCTCTCATTCTTCACTTTCTGCACCTCATCAGTGATCTTGGTGATGATGTGGTTGAGGGAGCGACAGAGTTGGATGGACTCAATAAGGGTGTCCAAGCCCCGGGGGTTCTCAGCCAGGAAGTCCAACAGCATACCCGTCTTCTTTCTCTGCGTGCTCCGACAGTAGATCTCCTCTGTATCATCCCGTGTCAGGATTCTGCGAGCGCGTAGGTAGTCGAAGTGGCGATCAGCAATTATCTTGTCACAGAGGTAGGGCCGCAGCCTGATCAGCACCTGGAAGAGAAGTTTGTGTTGGGTGTAAACATTTTGCTGTATGTCAACTTATCTCTGAAAAGGACTTCTGTTATAAGAGTGTAGCTTTCTGGGTATGTAGCTTCTTGGTTACAATATTTATACATCATTATTTTGTGCCTGTTATTAGCTATGAATCATTGAAACTGACAATGAGAAGAAATGTGGGCCTACTTCATCCAACGAAAAAACACTAAAGCAATGGAAACTTATGTATTTACAGGATACAGTTAGCGTATGGGTAAAGGGTGTGGTGAGCTTTCACTTctcaataaaacaaatattctATTACAATAACCCCATGTAATATTTAATACTTTGACATCAGTTGGCATTCATTTAATTACTTACTTCCTTTTTAATTTCGGACATTTCATCCTCTGTCAGGGGAGGAGTATCCATTCTACTCTACCTACTTAAGTATGTATCAGGTTCGTTTTCCGAGTATGTACCGCACTCTCAATATATAATCAAACAACTTTTTTTACATAAACAGTACACTCTCCAAACTGAAGATTTCTAATCAGTTTCGTCTCTTTCAGATGTATTCGTTAAAATGCGGATATTCCAATATCAACGTTTTGTCTTTagttaaacaggctctggttttgtTCAAATACGGAACCGCTGGACTTACTTCCTGATTCCACAAAGAGTTTACGTAAATCCGCAAACTATGACACGTTTCAGTTCATGATTCATTCCAAAGAGTATATACGTTCTCTGTTCATTCCCGACATATAGGCCTATCAGTTTTTTCACACTATTGCAAATTGTCAAACTATGTTGTTTTTAGTGAAATAGAATCAAACATTTTAGTTTTaagtttttttacatttgtaacAAGCATGCTGCACACTGCAATAGagtatttattaaaaaaatgcaAGGTGAACCGAATGAGACATTCCAGACAAAAATAAAGAAATTCCTAAATGGCACCCGAGCCTTCTTGATTTTCAAACGTATTTAATCAGGGTATTACAGGAAGTTATTGACAATTTCCACTCCCCCAGGGAGATTGTCATGGTCTCAGGTGTCAAGATAtgagctgctctctctgttccccagcCTCTGTAATTGAATATAATACCAGGATGAAACCCTGTAATGACACGTTACATAACAGCCTTTTTGAATCCCCCCATTAAACACTAAATTGACCAAACAATGTGGAATGGGCGCCGCAGCAACATGAGAGCAGGGAATCCCCTTCTAGTCAAATACTTTTGATGAGGGTGCAGCAATATTTCGAACTGGGATCATACAAAATGATAATCTGGCCGAGattatgtttgactttggtTTAGTCATTTTGATCTGTTAACCCAGAGGCATGTCAAACTGAAGTGCTTGACCATGTTGGGAATGTCACACAAAAGAATTAGGCTATACGCACTGATTAGTGAGTAATTGAAAGTACTCAACATTGCAATATGTTAGCTTTGAAGTGACCAGGTTATGTTAGTGATGTAAAACCTGGGGTTATGTCATTAGGATgtaataaaaacaaatgttacTTTGTGTATGGAAGTGGTGGGCTTCTACCATCCCCTAGACTTTGCCAATCCAGCCACCTGTTGCCTTCACTGTTTCCATTACCTAACATGGTTCTGCACATTTTTCTTCAGTGCATCTTTAAGGGAAAACGCTTCACTCCAAACCACAAAAAGTCAGCGATTTCCAGGTATAGAGGATTATAAGTAACAAATAGAGCATATTAAGTCTGCTATTCAGCTGTCTGTGCTGGCATGACTCTTGGGGCCCATGTTAACGCAGAGACAAAAGCAATGTCAACCAAAACAAACGTACCTATTCATGCAAGTTATCCTATCAAAGGAAACAGTAAATGGGTGGAAATCATTTTGGGCAATACATACTCTTCTTTCATGTTTGTAAAACGGTATACTTTTATGTGGTCTCTCCATAAAACAAccacatatttcttaaatatAATATTATTTCAGGCCTTTACAAAACATTAAATTATCTCTTTATTTCTTTCCCTAATCCAGATTTTCTCTTTCTTATTGAACAAAGAAATCCATGGTTGACAACGTTTGTTATTGTTTCATATTCCACAACTACATTTTGTTTAAAGATATTCTGGTTAAACAATAATCCACCCACTGATTGAACAAATATATGTAACACCCAAATAGTATAGAATCTAGTTTAGATTCACATACACATTTTAACCACAGGCTATGTGGGCAACACTAACTTGGTGCCATAGCAAGCTGCTATTGAAATGTtcatctttttatttttatattgacATAATACCAGTGTTGCAATGGTTTTAGATTCTCACCTTGGCCATACATTCTTTCTGGACATCACACGTGCAGTGGCAATTTTAAACTTTTTATGAGCTATGATGACTGaacacatttattataggcCAATATGTGCTGTTCAGAATAGAGGTTGCTATTGGTAAATTgttattgttatattttattgCACGGTAAAATATTAATAACAGGTGGCCCCCctatcag encodes:
- the mcoln3a gene encoding mucolipin-3 isoform X1; protein product: MEEVEPLVAAGPEIQCPEGHTEWNTAKQSPDSQVVEDFRRRLKYFFMNPCEKYRARGRKPWKLTLQILKIAIITAQLVSFGLSNEMMVTFKEENLKAFKHLFLKGYKDQRLDKYSVYTKADVYDHIYHIIDRYTHLQNLIPGSQAYEKNDGVNTPLSLCQDFYKNGSISPSKETFNLDPRIETECITIYPMWTFRNDMNFSLDFQRLVSIKVYLTLKAINLQTVSHHELPDCYNFRMMIMFDNSAHSGKIKILFENNVEINACKNWTVAGTSGKDHHHVLLLDTLVILSCLISLLLCTRSVINGIQLQFEYTHFFQTFYRKTVSWSDRMQFVNGWYLMIIISDTLTIIGSALKIAIQTKDLIIYDVCSIVLGIATMLTWIGVIRYLGFYKKYNILILTLRAAFPNVIRFSCCAAIIYLGYCFCGWIVLGPYHEKFRTFDKVIECLFSLMNGDGIYSTFEMMRAKSSMVWLFSRLYIYTFVSLFIYMVLSLFIALIQDTYETIKQDKKPESQLNTFMIKCRDHPDSGRYTTDMEPPSCFLCSCLG
- the mcoln3a gene encoding mucolipin-3 isoform X2; this encodes MEEVEPLVAAGPEIQCPEGHTEWNTAKQSPDSQVVEDFRRRLKYFFMNPCEKYRARGRKPWKLTLQILKIAIITAQLVSFGLSNEMMVTFKEENLKAFKHLFLKGYKDQRLDKYSVYTKADVYDHIYHIIDRYTHLQNLIPGSQAYEKNDGVNTPLSLCQDFYKNGSISPSKETFNLDPRIETECITIYPMWTFRNDMNFSLDFQRLVSIKVYLTLKAINLQTVSHHELPDCYNFRMMIMFDNSAHSGKIKILFENNVEINACKNWTVAGTSGKDHHHVLLLDTLVILSCLISLLLCTRSVINGIQLQFEYTHFFQTFYRKTVSWSDRMQFVNGWYLMIIISDTLTIIGSALKIAIQTKDLIIYDVCSIVLGIATMLTWIGVIRYLGFYKKYNILILTLRAAFPNVIRFSCCAAIIYLGYCFCGWIVLGPYHEKFRTFDKVIECLFSLMNGDGIYSTFEMMRAKSSMVWLFSRLYIYTFVSLFIYMVLSLFIALIQDTYETIKDKKPESQLNTFMIKCRDHPDSGRYTTDMEPPSCFLCSCLG
- the mcoln3a gene encoding mucolipin-3 isoform X3, with protein sequence MEEVEPLVAAGPEIQCPEGHTEWNTAKQSPDSQVVEDFRRRLKYFFMNPCEKYRARGRKPWKLTLQILKIAIITAQLVSFGLSNEMMVTFKEENLKAFKHLFLKGYKDQRLDKYSVYTKADVYDHIYHIIDRYTHLQNLIPGSQAYEKNDGVNTPLSLCQDFYKNGSISPSKETFNLDPRIETECITIYPMWTFRNDMNFSLDFQRLVSIKVYLTLKAINLQTVSHHELPDCYNFRMMIMFDNSAHSGKIKILFENNVEINACKNWTVAGTSGKDHHHVLLLDTLVILSCLISLLLCTRSVINGIQLQFEYTHFFQTFYRKTVSWSDRMQFVNGWYLMIIISDTLTIIGSALKIAIQTKDLIIYDVCSIVLGIATMLTWIGVIRYLGFYKKYNILILTLRAAFPNVIRFSCCAAIIYLGYCFCGWIVLGPYHEKVRVPDL
- the bcl10 gene encoding B-cell lymphoma/leukemia 10 codes for the protein MDTPPLTEDEMSEIKKEVLIRLRPYLCDKIIADRHFDYLRARRILTRDDTEEIYCRSTQRKKTGMLLDFLAENPRGLDTLIESIQLCRSLNHIITKITDEVQKVKNERLEALRASASSSSSGYLPMKGASNDLSRTLSYESNLPSTMLFHPESEGCASTSDATGSLKLPSASSRADAPSMGGGSVTVSLSTASSSLPRPGDPGAPPLPEELLAESSASMDAGAQSTSSAGDANFQPLRSRSLTPHRDISPCQSYHSQ